The genomic stretch GATCTTCCCGATCATATTGTGGAGCATTACTTCATTCTTTTGAGGATAGAGCGGGACCTCTGGAAGAAGAAACTCCCTTCACCATGATGACCACGGACCGTAAACAGCCCGCATGAATTGGTGTTAGGCCTTGACGGGCTGTTACCGAGATATCGCTTATCAATTAAACGCCTATCCCCGAATCCGGGTCAGACCAAAAAGCCCGACAAGACCACTCCCCAACAGCAAAAGAGAGGCCGGTTCGGGAACGACCGTTGCGATCCCGCAAAGTTTCGAGCTTTTCACGAAAACATCGCCCCCGAAAAATGGGATGGCTGCAAGATCCACCTGCAGCTGCCGGTCACTGTTCAAAGCAGCCAAGGCCGGAGCCGGAAGATCAAACAGCATCAGTCGATTCTGCAACAGACTGCCTGGAACCCGGCTCACAAAAAGCCTTTTCCCCAGCGGTATCCCATCGCCCTGCACACCAATGATTGATAAACCGATGGAAAGATTCAGATCGGGAGGGCAGATATGTCCTGTCCCGGTCGTGATATCCGCCTGGATAAGCAATTTCGCTGCATTAATCGTCACATCCTCTCCCCCCGGCAGGGGCGGAGAAAAATCCCCGTCATCGAGAACATGGAGATAACTCGTGCTTCCCGGATTCAGAACCGTATCGCTGAAAGTAATCGGTGACGCTTCCAATACACTCGCGGTCACCATCCATAACAACAACACAGCCAAGCTGCTGAATATCCTGTATTTCATTTTCTCATCCTCTCCTTATTCCGTTTCGTTTCAAAAGTCAACGCACCACATGCCCCTCATAATCTCTTCTCTCTCAACCACGCTTCCGGGCAAAACCGGATCAGTTCGATCAGACCGGAAGCGATGTGAGGAGAAGAGATCCGAGCTTGGGAACGACATTCACATCAACACTGACAAACGACAACGTTCTCCTAAAAAAATACTCAATTCACCAACCCTGATGGCCCTGGTGGCCTCCCATAATAGCTTCGTTAAATTCCGAAATCGCGTCTCCCTACAGAACCGTTTCCGTCCAGATCTCGATCCGGATCAGGGGTTGACACTTCAGTACAACGGATATGATCTCATGCCTGAAGTAAGCTGTTTATCCTATATTAGAAGTAACTTGAGAAGGGCAAAAGTCGCGGAGAACGTAAAATATTTTCGCACATTTAAAAAGGACATGACAGCCTTCCATCTGGTTTATTTCAGTCCGCCAAGAACAAACAACCGGAAGGAGACCACCATGTCCAGAAAAAATTGTAACGTAAAATCAGGAAATTTGATAGAGATCGATGAAACGAAAGTTACCCGGCACTTGAGCGAAATTGTTCGGGGGACTGTAGAAGAAACGTTGAACAGCCTACTGAGGCGAAAACCGATAGATTGTGCAATGCAAAGAGATTCAAAAGCACCTCAAGGATAAAAGTCCATCTATGCCGACTCGGACCACTCCAGAAAATGGTTTTTCAGGTGGCTCAAGAGATACCAAATCGGTGACACCGCACCGGGAATGTAAGGAATTCAGGTCGGGAAACCCGCAAAACAACGCTCGGGTCGCGGCGGTCCACACAAGCAAACAGGTTATGCCGCCTCAATTCGAGACATGCGTATAGATCATTGTCGTCTTGACGTCCTTGTGCCCAAGCAATTCCTGTACCGTTCTGAGGTCATACCCGTCATGCAGGAGATGTGCAGCATCGGAGAAAAAATAACATCCAGCATTTTACACCTATTCTTTAGAATGAATATACGTGATACTATATTTTGAATCTTCTTCTGTCAAGGCCTTTCCGGGGCGCGAAATTTATATAAAAAAACGCCGCCCCCGGCTGGAGAGCGGCGTTTCAATTACCAATGGTGGGCGATGCCGGGTTCGAACCGGCGACTTCCACCGTGTGAAGATGGCACTCTCCCACTGAGTTAATCGCCCATGATCCTGTTGCACAGGGAAAGATCGTATAAAAATCGCTTGATATGTCAACTGCTGTTTTGCTTTACTTCGGCGTCGGTGCTTCCGTCTTCAGCGCGGTCTGTATCGTTGCCGCTTGCTGCAAGGAGTCAAGATATTTGCTTAATTTTGTCCGGAAGGCGGCCTCCTCCAGATATTTCCTGATATTCTTAGACGCCTCTTTGAGGGGGATTTCCCGGCCCGGTTTCCTATCCATACACTTGATGATATGAAATCCGAAGAAGGTCCGGATCACGTCGCTGGTCTGCCCCACCTTGAGAGAAAAGGCGGCCTGATCAAATTCCGGAACCATCTGGCCATGGGTAAAATACCCGAGGTCACCACCGTTCATTTTGGCCGAAGGGTCTTCGGAGTTCTCCCGGGCAAGGGTATTAAAATCCTCTCCCTTTTTCACACGTGCCAGCAGAGCATCAATCTTTTTCCGTGCTGCGGCTTCTTCCTTTTTCGGTGCATTCTTGGCAACCCGGATGAGAATATGACTGGCCCGGACCGATTCGGGCTCTTTCATCTTGTCCTTGTTCTTTTCGTAGAAAGCCTTTACCTCATCGTCGGAGACGGTGATTCCCTTCCGGATCTTTTCATCGAGGAGCGTCTTGATTCGGATGCTTTTCTCGACCTTTCCGCGCAGGTCCGCTTCCGTCATTTTCTGCTTCGCCAATGCCTTTTTGAACCCCTCTTCGCCGGGGAAGGACTTTTTCAGTGACACAATCTTTGCATCTACAAGGCTGTTGAGGTCGTCAATTTTGAGCTTCTTGCCTTCCTGGTTGAGCAGTTCCGTTTCGATCATCTTCTGAAGCACCGTCTTTTTGAAATCATTCATCTGTTTTTCAGAAGTCACCATTCCCTTGATCTGCGGGTTCTGGCCCAGCGCCGCATTCACGGCCTGTGTCAGGTCCGTTGCGGGGATCTCCACATGATTTACTTCCGCCACAACACCGGCCGGAAGTTCGGCCGACTGCTTCACGGCGGGGGTATCAGGTGCCGCCTTGGCGGAATCCTTCGCGGCCGGACAGGCCGTGACAAGCAACAAGCCCAGGATAAACCCGTATGCGCTGATGGTACGGAATGTTCTTCTCAATGTCAGTCTCCTTTTGGACAGATCACGAATGAGGCGCCGGAGATCTCACAAGACTCCGAGCGCAGAAAACAGTAGAGATCATATCAGGGGCCATGGCAGGGGGTCAAGATATTTTTCCCCGTCCCCGGGGTTGCCGAAATGGGAATTCTCTGTTACCTATTGAAAGAGAAAGCACTCTCTGCCTGAACGGAAAACAGGAGGCGTACCATTGGGAATGAATGTTGTGCAAAAGATTCTTGAAGCCCACCGGGTGAAGGGGAGAGAAATCCCCGGAGAAGAGATCGCCCTCCGAATCGACCAGACCCTGACGCAGGATGCAACGGGAACCCTGGTCTATCTGGAATTCGAGTCTCTGGGAATCCCCCGGGTCCGGACGGAGCTTTCCGTCAGTTACGTAGATCATAATCTCCTCCAGGCCGATTTCAGAAACGCAGATGATCATCGGTTTCTCCAGTCCACGGCCGCCCGATACGGGGCCTGGTTTTCCCGGCCGGGGAACGGAATCTCTCATCAGGTCCACCTGGAAAGCTTCGGCATCCCCGGCAAGATCCTTCTCGGTTCGGACAGCCATACACCGACGGGGGGCGGACTCGGAATGCTGGCCATCGGTACGGGCGGTCTCGATGTGGCCATGGCCATGGCGGGGAAGCCATTTTACCTGAAAGCCCCGAAAATTTGGGGCGTACGCCTGACCGGTGAACTCCCCCCCTGGGTTTCCGCCAAGGACGTAATCCTTGAGATGCTCCGTCGTTTTTCCGTAAAAGGGGGCGTGGGAAAGATCATAGAGTATTTCGGCCCCGGCGTGGCCGCCCTGCAAGTCCCGGACCGGGGGACCATTGCCAACATGGGAGCGGAACTCGGCGCCACGGGGACGGTTTTTCCTTCGGATGAAAATACCCTCCGGTTCCTTGCGGCCGAAGGAAGGGAGGACCAATGGCGGGCGCTGACGGCCGATCCCGATGCCGAATACGATGAAATTACCGAGATCGATCTCTCCACGCTGGAACCCCTGATCGCCTGCCCTTCCTCCCCCGATAATGTAAAAAAGGTTTCCGAAGTGGAAGGGACAGCAGTGCACCAGGTCATTATCGGCTCCTCCGTCAACTCCACCTACCGGGACCTGATGGTGACGGCACTGGTTATGGAAGGTCGGCAGGCCCATCCGAACGTGAGCTTCGAAATCAATCCCGGATCCCGTCAGGTCATGGAAAATGTGGCCGCAGGCGGCGGGATACTTCCCCTGATCCATGGCGGCGCCCGCATTCACCAGTCGGGCTGCCTGGGATGCATCGGAATGGGACAGGCCCCGGCCACGGGGACGGTCTCGCTTCGGACCTTTCCCCGGAACTTCCCCGGCCGGAGCGGCACCGAAGGAGACCGGGTCTATCTCTGCAGCCCGGAGACAGCCGTGGCCGCAGCGGTCTTCGGCAAGATCACCGATCCCCGGAAATTGGGAAACTATCCGCGAGTCGATCTCCCGGAACAGTTCATCGTGAATAACGACATGATCCTCCCGCCCCCCGAGGATGGGTCGCAGGTCGAAATTCTCCGGGGCCCGAATATCCAGCCCTTCCCCGAACTTGACCCCCTTCCCGACGAGATCGGAGGGGAGGTCTGGCTCAAGGTGGGAGACAACATTACCACGGATCATATCATGCCGGCCGGGAGCCGGGTCCTCCCCTTCCGGAGCAATATCCCGGCCATCAGCGAATTCGTCTATCACGCCGTCGATCCCGGTTTCGTGAGACGGGCCCGGGAGAACGGGACGGGGATCATCATCGGTGGAGAAAATTACGGACAGGGATCCTCCCGGGAACATGCGGCGCTGGCACCCCGCTACTTGGGGGTCCGGGCCAAGATCGTAAAGAGTTTCGCCCGGATTCACAAGGCCAACCTGATCAATTTCGGGATCCTGCCGCTGGAGTTCGTCGATCCGGCGGATTATGACCGTATTTCCCAGGGGGACGACTTCCGGATCATCGACGCGAAGAAGATCCTGGCGGGAGGGGGCGACGAGATCTCCGTCAAAATCGGGACGCGTCGTATCCTCTCCCGGGCGATCCTCTCCGAACGGGAGCGGAAAACACTGATCGCCGGAGGGTTGATCAACTACGTCAGGAACGATACGATCGGGTAGCCAGTGGCGCTTTCTTCTCTTTATATGATAAAACCCGCAGACATTTCGACAGAATCAACAAGATGGGACAAGCGATGCACCTCCCCTGGGACAAAATCGATACAGTTCTCCTCGATATGGACGGGACTCTTCTCGATCTCCATTTCGACAACTACTTCTGGCTCGAATATGTCCCCGCCGTCTATGCCGACGGCAATGGAATTTCCAGGGATGAGGCGACGGAAGAACTCCTGAAGCGATACAAGCGGGAAGAGGGGACCCTGAACTGGACCGACCTCGACTTCTGGTCAAGGGAACTCGACCTTGATATCCCAACCCTCAAGACCGAGGTGGACCACCTGATCCAGGTCCATCCTCATGTCGAATCTTTTCTGAAGTTTCTGCAAAAATCGGAGAAAAAGATCTACCTCGTCACAAATGCACACAGCAAAACCCTCGATCTGAAAATGAAGAAGACCCGGCTCAGCCCCTGCTTCCACGGCATTATCTCGGCACACGATCTCGGGATTCCGAAGGAGAAGGCCCGATTCTGGGAGGTCCTTGATGAAAGAATCGGCTACAATCCGGAGCGGACCCTGCTGGCCGAAGACAGCGAGGCCAACCTGCGATCCGCTCAGACCGCCGGGATCGGTCATCTCATCTTTGTTGCCAAACCGAGTACAAAGGACCCGCCGCAAAGCTCCGCCGACTTTCCCTCCATTCGCTACTTTAACGAACTCCTTCCCTCCTGACGGTGGGTTTCACGCCTCTCCGGGAAAAAGGTTGTGTTTGTTGACAATTTACACTATAGTAGAAATAGAGGTGACGGATTTATGACCGGGGCACAAACAGACAATCATTGCATAACTGAAGATCGGCGGGAGACACCTCGCCGGGACACGGAGTTTCCGGCCCGGTTTCGTGTGATCAGTGGAGAAACGGGCAGGGTGAGCAAGGAAATCCCCGGTGCCGTAAAGAACCTGTCGGAATCCGGTTTCTGCTTGGCCACCAACTTTACTATCGTGGAAGAACTGCATGTTCTCTCCAGCAGTTCCGGCGTGACGGGGAATATTCTGGAACTCACGATTTCCGTTCCAGGCCACAATAACCTGAGAATGTCCGGGACCGCCTGCTGGTATGATCTGACCGACAAAGACGATCCTTACCGTTACAACGTCGGAATCCACATCACGGAAATTTCCTCCGCAGACCTTACTTCTCTGAAAAGATTTCTCAAAGAAGAACGAAAAGCCCGGTGGAAATCCTTTGGGAAAAACTGGTTGTCACGATTCCGGCGGAAAGGTTGAAGCATTCCATTCATCAGGAAGTTCGGTGACTCCCCGGAGACCTGCCGGCCGGTATGTAAAGAACAGATAGACGTACGGAGATGATTGCCAAGAGAATCTTCGCCGGCATGGAACGCTCACACGGAGGAAAGCCACAGGCAAGACCTTCCTACTTAAGCACCGCCATTTTCTCCAGCGCAATCTTCGCTTCCTCACTCTTGGGATACTTATCCACAATCTTCTTCAGGATCTGACGGGCCGTATCATTGTCCTTCAACTCGTGGAAGGCGAGACCCTCTTTAAGCAAAGCCGCCGGAACCTTGTCCCCTTTGGGATATTGCCGGACCACTTCCTCGAATTCGATAATGGCTTCATCATATTTCTTCAGGCCGTAATAGCATTCCCCGATCCAGTATTGAGCATTGTCACTCAGATCATGCCCGGGATACGCCTTGATAAATTTGCGAAATCGTCGGATGGCCGGATCATATTTGTCCGCCTTCAGAAGATCCATTGCATCATTATAGGCTTTCCTCTCCGGAGTTACTTGCGGCAATGCCTGCACTGCACCCTTCCCGGCACCTGACGAGGGGGCCGTTGCCGGGGCAACCACCTTTTCCTTGAGGGAAGGCGCCGGCGAAGTCCCGCCGGGCATTGCCGCTTCCGGTACGCTCTCCGCCGGAGAAGAGAACTGCGTCTCCAACTCCCGGACCTTCCCCTCCAGGGACTGCAACCTTTCCTTCAAAGAGCGGATCTCTTCATAGACCCCTTCCTGATTGAAAATCGGGTTCTCCTTCGGGACGATCCCCGTTTGCAGATCATCCAACCGGCCGGAGAGGATCTGGATCTGGCTGTTTATTTTATCCATCCGGGCCGCATGATCGGCAAGCCGGGTCCGAAGATCCCGGGAAGCTACCCCCCATTCCGCAGACTTCGACAGAACATCCTTCATCTGCCCTTCCAGGAAATTAATACGGGCATCCTGATCCATGGACGCACATGCCGTCAGCAGGAAACCCACAAGAACCGGCACAATCCACTTGAATCCTTTACCAATCATATCAAACCCTTCTGATGATGAAACAACTCATTCCTGCCGGGAATACCCGAATAGGAGATTGGAAGATTGATGAAGTCGTAAAAAGTCGTTTTCCGGATTCCGTTCATGGTTCGACAGGCTTCCGAGCATGGTGAGCTTGTCGAACCACACGAACGGAATATCAATCACTTACACCGTTCGCCCTGAGTACGCCTGTCCTGAGCCGGCCGAAGGGTCGAAGGGCTTCGTGACTTTTACGACACCATCAAGATTATCGGGTCCGAAAGTGTACACGCCGATTCCTCGACCAGCACGATTCAGTTTGCTCGGTGCAGACCGGCTTTTCTTCCCCGTAACTGATAGTGGAGATCCGATCTGCGGCAACCCCTAAGTTGATCAGGTAATTGTAGGCACTCTTCGCTCGCCGATCCCCCAGCGCGAGATTGTATTGACTGGAACCCCGATCGTCACAATGCCCTTCAATCACCACCGTGGTCCCGGCATGATTCTCCATCCAGGCGGCATTATCCGCGAGAGTGGATCGAGCTTCCGGAGAAAGGTCGAAGCGGTCGTAAGCAAAATAGACATCGGCCATCTCCTTGGGCTGAATCGGCTGGATCTCCTCCGTCAGGACATCGCTCTCCTGTATTCCCTTCGTCGCGGTTGCCGCTTGCTGCTCCGCGGACGGACTCGTGGTTTCGGCTTTCACAGCAGCCTTGTTCCGGGCACACCCGGACAGAGCCAGGAGAACCATCAACCCGAACATGATGATCCCTACCACCCAATTCTTTTTCCTCATGGTTTCACTCCTTTCTTGGAATTTATTTCGCTTCTCTTGGCGGCAAAGTATAGTATAGAAACCTCGCCCTGTAAAATGCTTTTTTCGTCTTTTATTCCGGGACGAACCGGGGCGACCAGTCCGGAGCGGAATTCCGTGCGGCACCGGAGGTCACCCGCCTCAGGTGTGTTCCGTCGGCATTCATAATGTAGATGTCCGATTTGCCGTCCATCGTAGAACTGAAACAGAGAAACCGGCCGTCCGGCGACCAGGAGGGAAACTCGTTGTTTCCCGCGTTGGCCGTGATCAGGACCATTCCGCTCTTGTCGGGTTTGATCGTAGCGATCTGGAAACGGCCGTTCACCATCGATGCAAAGGCAATCCGGTCGCCGCGGGGCGACCAGACGGGATCGGCGTTATATTTGCCCCGGTAGGTCAGGCGGAAGGGATGCTTGCCGTCGGAATCCATCAGGTAGACCTGAGGACTCCCGGCCCGATCCGACATGAAAATAATTTTCTTGCCGTCCGGGGACCACCGGGGCGCAACATCAATGGCCCAGTTGTTGGTCAGCCGTTTCGGTTTCCTGGAATATTTGCCGAGGGTATAGATCTCGGAATTCCCGTCCTTGCTCATCACATAGGCCAGCCGTCCCCCTCCCGGCGAATAGGCGCCCCCGGTATTGATCCCCGGCTTCCCGGAGATCTTCCGGACCTCACCGGAACGGAGGGTGATCTGGTACAGGTCGGGGTTTCCGTCCCGGTAGGAGGTAAACACCACCTTCTCCCCGTCAGAGGACCAGCGGGGGGAAATGATAATACAAGATTCCTTGAGCAGGACCTGATCGTTGTGACCGTCATAATCCATGATATGAATTTCCCGGGTTTTCCCCAAGGCTGCGAGATAGACGATCCGAGTATCAAAGACCCCGCGCTCCCCGGTAATCTGACGGAGCGCTGCATTGGCAAAGCGATGGGCCATCTTTCGCAGATCCTTGACCTCCCCATAATACCGCTTCCCCAAAATCCTTTTCCGCAGGT from Deltaproteobacteria bacterium encodes the following:
- a CDS encoding PEP-CTERM sorting domain-containing protein; this encodes MKYRIFSSLAVLLLWMVTASVLEASPITFSDTVLNPGSTSYLHVLDDGDFSPPLPGGEDVTINAAKLLIQADITTGTGHICPPDLNLSIGLSIIGVQGDGIPLGKRLFVSRVPGSLLQNRLMLFDLPAPALAALNSDRQLQVDLAAIPFFGGDVFVKSSKLCGIATVVPEPASLLLLGSGLVGLFGLTRIRG
- a CDS encoding aconitate hydratase; translated protein: MGMNVVQKILEAHRVKGREIPGEEIALRIDQTLTQDATGTLVYLEFESLGIPRVRTELSVSYVDHNLLQADFRNADDHRFLQSTAARYGAWFSRPGNGISHQVHLESFGIPGKILLGSDSHTPTGGGLGMLAIGTGGLDVAMAMAGKPFYLKAPKIWGVRLTGELPPWVSAKDVILEMLRRFSVKGGVGKIIEYFGPGVAALQVPDRGTIANMGAELGATGTVFPSDENTLRFLAAEGREDQWRALTADPDAEYDEITEIDLSTLEPLIACPSSPDNVKKVSEVEGTAVHQVIIGSSVNSTYRDLMVTALVMEGRQAHPNVSFEINPGSRQVMENVAAGGGILPLIHGGARIHQSGCLGCIGMGQAPATGTVSLRTFPRNFPGRSGTEGDRVYLCSPETAVAAAVFGKITDPRKLGNYPRVDLPEQFIVNNDMILPPPEDGSQVEILRGPNIQPFPELDPLPDEIGGEVWLKVGDNITTDHIMPAGSRVLPFRSNIPAISEFVYHAVDPGFVRRARENGTGIIIGGENYGQGSSREHAALAPRYLGVRAKIVKSFARIHKANLINFGILPLEFVDPADYDRISQGDDFRIIDAKKILAGGGDEISVKIGTRRILSRAILSERERKTLIAGGLINYVRNDTIG
- the yrfG gene encoding GMP/IMP nucleotidase; the encoded protein is MHLPWDKIDTVLLDMDGTLLDLHFDNYFWLEYVPAVYADGNGISRDEATEELLKRYKREEGTLNWTDLDFWSRELDLDIPTLKTEVDHLIQVHPHVESFLKFLQKSEKKIYLVTNAHSKTLDLKMKKTRLSPCFHGIISAHDLGIPKEKARFWEVLDERIGYNPERTLLAEDSEANLRSAQTAGIGHLIFVAKPSTKDPPQSSADFPSIRYFNELLPS
- a CDS encoding PilZ domain-containing protein, with protein sequence MTGAQTDNHCITEDRRETPRRDTEFPARFRVISGETGRVSKEIPGAVKNLSESGFCLATNFTIVEELHVLSSSSGVTGNILELTISVPGHNNLRMSGTACWYDLTDKDDPYRYNVGIHITEISSADLTSLKRFLKEERKARWKSFGKNWLSRFRRKG
- the ybgF gene encoding tol-pal system protein YbgF: MIGKGFKWIVPVLVGFLLTACASMDQDARINFLEGQMKDVLSKSAEWGVASRDLRTRLADHAARMDKINSQIQILSGRLDDLQTGIVPKENPIFNQEGVYEEIRSLKERLQSLEGKVRELETQFSSPAESVPEAAMPGGTSPAPSLKEKVVAPATAPSSGAGKGAVQALPQVTPERKAYNDAMDLLKADKYDPAIRRFRKFIKAYPGHDLSDNAQYWIGECYYGLKKYDEAIIEFEEVVRQYPKGDKVPAALLKEGLAFHELKDNDTARQILKKIVDKYPKSEEAKIALEKMAVLK
- the pal gene encoding peptidoglycan-associated lipoprotein Pal gives rise to the protein MRKKNWVVGIIMFGLMVLLALSGCARNKAAVKAETTSPSAEQQAATATKGIQESDVLTEEIQPIQPKEMADVYFAYDRFDLSPEARSTLADNAAWMENHAGTTVVIEGHCDDRGSSQYNLALGDRRAKSAYNYLINLGVAADRISTISYGEEKPVCTEQTESCWSRNRRVHFRTR
- the tolB gene encoding Tol-Pal system beta propeller repeat protein TolB; this encodes MKSCFPTAGFLMRAFFMILLLVMSVPASAKIYLDINAPTFRRLPVAIQVFKNLSPGSDDLPLGKELHQTLSDDLEFSGLFQVLDPVSFIEDPAHSEIDPRKIRFEDWRVVGADALIEGTYQREGDRVKVEFYLYDVYLRKRILGKRYYGEVKDLRKMAHRFANAALRQITGERGVFDTRIVYLAALGKTREIHIMDYDGHNDQVLLKESCIIISPRWSSDGEKVVFTSYRDGNPDLYQITLRSGEVRKISGKPGINTGGAYSPGGGRLAYVMSKDGNSEIYTLGKYSRKPKRLTNNWAIDVAPRWSPDGKKIIFMSDRAGSPQVYLMDSDGKHPFRLTYRGKYNADPVWSPRGDRIAFASMVNGRFQIATIKPDKSGMVLITANAGNNEFPSWSPDGRFLCFSSTMDGKSDIYIMNADGTHLRRVTSGAARNSAPDWSPRFVPE